The Sinomonas sp. P10A9 genome includes a window with the following:
- a CDS encoding L-rhamnose mutarotase, whose protein sequence is MSETPATRRRICFQQWIQPDRIQEYKRRHAAVWPEMLEALEAAGWHNYSLFLRPDGLLIGYVETDSLDAATARMAAYEVNARWQSEMADLFAGVDTPPDEAFVPLEEVFNLESQLAAARATVAGPGPRPS, encoded by the coding sequence ATGAGCGAGACCCCAGCGACGCGGCGCCGAATCTGCTTCCAGCAGTGGATCCAGCCCGACCGCATCCAGGAGTACAAGCGGCGCCACGCCGCCGTCTGGCCCGAGATGCTCGAGGCCCTTGAGGCCGCCGGCTGGCACAACTACTCGCTCTTCCTCCGCCCGGATGGGCTGCTCATCGGATACGTCGAAACGGACAGCCTCGATGCCGCGACCGCCCGCATGGCCGCTTACGAGGTCAATGCTCGCTGGCAGTCCGAAATGGCGGACCTCTTCGCCGGAGTCGACACACCCCCGGACGAGGCTTTCGTCCCCCTCGAGGAGGTCTTCAACCTCGAATCCCAGCTCGCCGCGGCCAGGGCGACTGTGGCTGGTCCAGGCCCCCGGCCGTCGTAG